From Drosophila nasuta strain 15112-1781.00 chromosome X, ASM2355853v1, whole genome shotgun sequence, one genomic window encodes:
- the LOC132797051 gene encoding glutaredoxin-related protein 5, mitochondrial, which produces MNRISQILMRPGCFTSHLAGAARATPVMTTAATTRCWYSADATAPPASAATVDKSTLEKLVRTNKVVVFMKGNPQAPRCGFSNAVVQIMRMHGVQYDAHDVLQNEALRQGIKEFTDWPTIPQVFINGEFVGGCDILLQMHQSGDLIEELQKAGIVSELLKAQQAKDEQDAKNKK; this is translated from the exons ATGAACAGAATTAGCCAAATTTTAATGCGTCCGGGCTGCTTCACCAGCCACCTGGCTGGCGCAGCACGTGCAACTCCAGTGATGACAACCGCAGCCACAACACGCTGTTGGTACAGCGCGGACGCAACTGCTCCGCCGGCATCGGCGGCGACAGTGGACAAATCCACATTGGAGAAGCTGGTGCGCACCAACAAGGTGGTGGTGTTCATGAAGGGCAATCCACAGGCACCGCGTTGTGGCTTCAGCAATGCTGTGGTCCAAATCATGCGCATGCACGGCGTTCAATACGATGCTCACGATGTGCTGCAAAACGAGGCACTGCGGCAAG GCATCAAGGAGTTCACGGATTGGCCAACCATACCGCAGGTCTTCATCAATGGCGAATTCGTCGGCGGCTGCGACATTTTGCTGCAGATGCATCAAAGCGGCGATCTTATCGAGGAGCTGCAGAAGGCGGGCATCGTTTCGGAGCTGCTCAAGGCGCAGCAGGCGAAGGATGAACAGGatgcaaaaaacaagaagTAA
- the LOC132797053 gene encoding uncharacterized protein LOC132797053 yields the protein MEQSDATEATSAASVAPPRRLRSRAPPMPPDEVIRKSIARSLTQIVVNMRNADGQRKCLELLQAESNDNVEGKLLEHLEHIDDAGQRKQTKKKQNTQKT from the coding sequence ATGGAGCAGAGTGATGCAACTGAAGCAACTAGTGCCGCCTCTGTCGCACCACCACGACGCCTTCGTAGTCGAGCCCCGCCAATGCCCCCCGATGAAGTAATACGCAAATCGATTGCACGCAGCCTCACGCAAATTGTGGTAAATATGCGAAATGCCGACGGGCAGCGAAAATGTCTCGAGCTTTTGCAGGCGGAGAGCAACGACAACGTTGAGGGGAAACTGCTGGAACATTTGGAGCACATTGATGATGCTGGACAACGCAAGcagacgaagaagaagcagaataCACAGAAAACATAA